One Planctomycetota bacterium DNA window includes the following coding sequences:
- a CDS encoding RNA methyltransferase: MSSAPHVHRIGDPSDPRLDPWRDVFGGADGRTVHVDKGLRQRGYFVAEGDTVVRRLLQSDFDVRAVLAKPKKVEALSDVLRGEVFEASQANMRVITGYDFHRGALAVGRATLQPVPATLGGWVVALSGINDPENLGALIRIAAAFGCTAVVLDGGCHDPFYRRVIRVSMGHIFRMPVYEVADLPAWIAAQTSPTFAADLHADAVELRTVEPTEAGVIVLGSEFAGVPEGVAAACDYHVMIPMAGGVDSLNVSIAGAVFLHWLRGSAA, encoded by the coding sequence ATGTCAAGCGCACCGCATGTCCACCGCATTGGAGATCCGAGCGATCCCAGGCTCGATCCTTGGCGTGACGTGTTCGGCGGGGCGGACGGGCGGACGGTGCATGTTGACAAGGGTTTGCGACAGCGCGGTTACTTCGTCGCCGAGGGCGACACGGTCGTGCGGCGTCTGCTGCAGAGCGATTTCGACGTGCGTGCGGTGTTGGCGAAGCCGAAGAAGGTCGAAGCGTTGAGCGACGTCTTACGCGGGGAAGTGTTCGAAGCGTCGCAAGCCAACATGCGGGTCATCACCGGCTACGACTTTCATCGCGGCGCGCTGGCGGTGGGGCGGGCAACATTGCAGCCGGTCCCGGCGACGCTCGGCGGTTGGGTTGTCGCGCTTTCAGGGATCAACGACCCGGAGAATCTCGGCGCATTGATCCGCATCGCGGCGGCGTTCGGATGCACCGCCGTCGTGCTTGACGGCGGGTGCCACGACCCGTTCTACCGCCGGGTGATCCGTGTGAGCATGGGGCACATCTTCCGCATGCCAGTTTACGAGGTGGCAGACTTACCGGCGTGGATCGCGGCGCAGACGTCGCCGACGTTCGCCGCCGATTTGCACGCTGACGCGGTCGAACTGCGGACGGTTGAGCCGACGGAAGCCGGCGTGATCGTCCTCGGCAGCGAGTTCGCCGGGGTCCCCGAGGGCGTCGCCGCGGCGTGTGACTACCACGTGATGATCCCCATGGCCGGTGGCGTTGATTCGCTCAACGTCAGTATCGCCGGCGCGGTGTTCTTGCATTGGCTCAGGGGTTCGGCCGCGTAG